In the Brassica napus cultivar Da-Ae chromosome A7, Da-Ae, whole genome shotgun sequence genome, one interval contains:
- the LOC106357230 gene encoding disease resistance protein Roq1, producing the protein MSSSITPTTSLRKYDVFLSFRGPDTRRNFISFLYKELVQRNIRTFKDDKELESGQRISPELDRAIEESKFAVVVVSANYAASTWCLEELVKIMDVENKGSLTVIPVFHGVDPCHVRRQIGQVAVQLEKHEMREDREKVLSWRQALTNLASISGVCTLKWEDDSMMVDEIAKRISTVIDTTRKPTRTGSNLVGIDAHMKALSRLVDLNSSKKNVRVVGIWARGGNGRSALAKFVYQNICQHFESHCFLENVKRTSQDRHMSHLRQEVLKRVQVESNQKVLLVANEVNKLEHFDALAEDFSCFGPGSIVIITTQDKQLLVSAGIKLVYEVELLRFRKVRELFRQLGFRVRERAIESVLCKGTSLAMKWLSCCLRVRSG; encoded by the exons ATGTCTTCTTCTATTACACCAACCACCTCCCTTCGGAAGTACGATGTCTTTCTGAGCTTCAGAGGACCCGACACTCGCCGCAACTTCATCAGCTTCCTCTACAAAGAACTCGTCCAAAGGAACATCCGCACCTTCAAAGACGACAAGGAGCTTGAGAGCGGCCAGAGAATCTCGCCGGAGCTAGACCGCGCCATCGAGGAGTCGAAGTTCGCCGTCGTTGTCGTCTCCGCGAACTACGCAGCCTCCACATGGTGCCTTGAAGAACTCGTCAAGATCATGGATGTCGAGAATAAAGGCTCCCTCACCGTGATCCCCGTCTTCCACGGCGTTGACCCGTGTCACGTGAGGCGGCAGATCGGTCAAGTCGCCGTACAGTTGGAGAAGCACGAGATGAGAGAAGATCGCGAGAAAGTCCTCTCGTGGAGACAAGCGTTGACCAATCTCGCGAGTATCTCCGGCGTCTGCACATTGAAATG GGAAGATGACTCGATGATGGTCGATGAGATTGCTAAGAGGATATCAACGGTGATTGATACAACGAGAAAACCAACGAGAACCGGAAGTAACCTAGTGGGGATTGATGCACACATGAAAGCGCTGTCACGGTTAGTAGATCTGAACTCTTCGAAGAAGAATGTGAGAGTTGTCGGGATTTGGGCGAGAGGAGGCAACGGTAGATCAGCTCTCGCTAAGTTCGTGTACCAGAACATCTGTCAACACTTTGAAAGCCATTGCTTCCTGGAGAACGTGAAGAGGACATCTCAGGATCGGCACATGTCGCATCTACGCCAAGAGGTTCTTAAAAGGGTGCAAGTAGAATCGAACCAGAAGGTTCTGCTAGTGGCGAACGAAGTTAATAAACTTGAACACTTTGATGCTCTTGCAGAGGATTTCAGCTGTTTTGGACCGGGGAGTATAGTTATCATCACTACACAAGACAAGCAGCTTCTTGTTTCGGCCGGGATAAAGCTTGTTTACGAAGTGGAGCTTCTGAGGTTCCGGAAAGTTCGTGAACTATTTAGACAGTTGGGCTtcagagtgagagagagagccaTTGAGTCGGTTTTGTGTAAGGGAACTAGTCTTGCCATGAAATGGTTAAGTTGTTGTCTACGTGTTAGATCTGGTTAG